TCCAATTTCAAACCTAAAGATGTTATGTTCGGAGTCtaatgtaacaacctatttttagtggtgccaaaaatgatgattttggaatcccATTTTCCGATAATCTAGTCAATAAATGTtatcatttaatatttatgagtctatatTAGGGTTGGATTGAATGTTTGTCCAATAATTTTGTGGACtgaatgattaattaaggtaaaaaGATTAGATCGTAAAAATGCTAAATTTGTAATAGTTATAAATTTTATTCAGTTTTGGAACCAATTGATAGTGATTGAATACAATTCAAATCcacaaaaaagaataaaatatatgttGATATTTGAATCTGCAATCCAAATTGTGATTCCTATGCATATTCTTCATAAGTGCCATCAAActtgttaatttaaatttattttttatgtagcaaacaaaacatgaaattttgggCGAAATAGATGAAATGCTTCGGAACAAATCGATAAAGACAAAATTTAAACCGAAACGAAATTTAAAGGTTATCATCCCAATTTACTACCGAAATGGCGTGTTTTGGCCATTACAAGCGGTATTGGTACGAAATTGACCACTATACTAGAGATCCATATATTGCAATTGTGCATCATAAAACTCAAAACCTAAGTATTTAAAAACTCAAAACTTTCGTCTTAACCTACAATGCTAATGCCCCATTagccattatcaatttttttctttaaaaaatggtACCTGAActtttttgtcctattttggCACCTGAACTTTGTTCTATAAcccattttagtccttaaaagataattatgtttaaaaaaagGTGGCCAATGAGAATGTGTTATGTCCCCCATGACAAGGTGTGTTGACCAATGTTGTGTGGCCTATTGACCAATGTTGATAGACATTTGTCATTGTTGATAGGacaacaaaattattaaaaacagtaaatattatttaaaatgtttaaaattattaaaaataattaaaaatttgtaaaagaatattttaaaatgtgacaaaaaaaatttgatataatttttcgTAAGTTattgcatatttttaatattttgcaatttttaaatttttaaacaaccattacttttttaaataatttttattaatgagTTTTGTTTAATCAACAATTATTAACGTGATTATCATTGATCAACATTGATTAACATACTATGTCATGAATGGCATATTCCCAGTAGTCATCCTTTTTTAAGGCCATTAGCAACGACACAGAGTTGAAGAATAGAAATGTGACAGAAAAAAGAAGAAGTGAAAAAACGAAGTAAGGCTAGAAAAACAAATCTTGCaagaatgtttaaaaaaaaaacaaataaaacaatgtTTTTGGAGCCAACATTCCAAACGAGCTGGTGATTAAGAGATTAAAAACTGTGTTAACATTGAAAATCTAATGTTACAATCGAAGGCGCGAGATCAGAACAACAATTACatcttttatacatatttttagtaattttttataagaaaattgcTGTGGttatcaaaaataataaacatttttcTCAGAAGAGTAAGAAATGAATACAAAATAGTACATAATGTCCAACAAATTCATTAGTTTCGAACTcttgatgaataaattaaaaataaaaactcaagtAATAAGGAGTTAagtgttatgaaatatttatgtggatgtcattatcaaccccataaattataaaactctTCCTATACCCCATATGTTATGAGACTTTTCCTATACCCATTAATATGGGAGATAAAAAGTCATGACCCTTTATATGCCCTATAATAATTAGAGAGTTACTTTTAACCCCTATATATATGGGGCTCACGTAttcatgaaatatataaaaaaaaaagatatactCTCTCTTCTACATTCTCTCTACACTCTTTCTTCTATcacattttagttttttctttctttattatttcacaACACATGATCAGCACGAGTCTCTAATACAAGAAATCAAGGCCAACAAATTTTTCCTTAAAGATTGCCGAAGGATGCGTAGGTAAAGTAAGGGTAACAAGTTGATCTATTTCATTTGCATATGTGTTATTTCATTTGCatattaacatgttttattttacattattgacTTGTATATTTTGCCTTATAGTTTTATAATGTCAAATCTTACAAAACTCGAATTTGTGGCTCTGGATATCACTGGAAATAACTATTTATCATGGGTACTAGATGCTGAAATTCACTTAGATGCAAAGGGTCTTGGTGAGACTATTAAGGAGGGAAATGAAGAAAGTACACAAGATAAAGCCAAGGCCATGATTTTCCTTCGCCATCACCTCCATGAAAGTCTAAAGACCGAATATTTGACTATTAAGGACCCTCAAATTCTTTGGGCCAATGTAAAGGAAAGATATGACCACCAGAAAACTAAGATTTTGCCTAAAGCTCGTTATGAGTGGCTGAATTTAAGATTGCAAGACTTTAAGTCTGTTAGTGATTATAACTCGGCCATGTTCAGAATCACTTCACAATTAAATTTATATGGAGAGAAGATTACTGATGCAGAAATGTTAGAAAAAACATACTCAACTTTTCATGCAAATAATGTTGTCCTGCAGACACAATATCGTGAAAAAGGCTTCCAGAAATATTCTGAATTAATTTCTTGTCTCTGAGCAAAACAACGAGCTGCTAATGAAAAACCATGAATTACGCCCAACTGGCTCTGCTCCATTCCCTGAAGCAAATGCGAGTTTAAACAATGGGCAAGAATTAAAAGAAACACACCATGCAAATAATAGTGTGCGTGGCCGTGGTCGTGGCCGTGTGCGTGGCCGCAGACATAGATATGGATATGGTCGAGGTGGTCGTTttaaaaattcacattcctaCCAGAAGTGGGATCGAAAAATGGTAACagggaagagaaagaaaaaggtaaaaatgtGACTAATGTATGCTATCGTTGTGGAGGAAAAGGACATTGGTCTCGTGTGTGTCGCACACAAAAGCATCTAGTTGATCTTTATCAGCAGTCCATAAAACAGAAGGGAAAGAAAGTAGAAACTAATCTTGTGTATAAAGATGGCGAAGGTGATTTTGATGATGGCAATGCAACCCACTTAGAAGTGGCTGATTTTCTTTCTACCCCTGAAGGAAATTATTAAGGCCACAAAtttcgataaataataaaataaacctcTACTACTCTATGTCTCATTTAGCAACTTTAATAATGATGTTGTGATCTTTCTAGTGCTATGTTTTATGTGATAATTTTGTTTTATAGACCTTTTAGTAATTTAAACTTTGAATAACTGTTTTCACCATTATGTGTGACATTTTGtggttattttgtttttttgaaagaaaattatcTCGCAAAGGCAATCAGCTATGAATGGTGAAAATATGTCTAGCAGACAGTGCAACTACTCACACCATATTGAAAGACAAGagatatttttctcatttaataatGAAAGAAGAAAGTGTGAGCACTATATCTAGTAGTACAACTATTATAGAAGGCTCCGGAAGAgcaattattttattaccaaggggaacaaaaattgaaattattaatgcATTATACTCCCCTAAGTCTCaaataaatttattgagttttaaagatattcgcCAAAATGAATATCATATTAAGACTTTAAACGAAGGAAATTGTGAATTCCTTCAAATTACGAGTATTGCTCAAGGCAATAAACAAATTGTTGAGAAATTGCCTGCATTCTTTACTGGTTTGTACTACACAAAGATCAGTTCTATAGAAACACATGTTatagtaaaccagaagtttactaatgACTTTGTTCTTTGGCATGACCGGTTAGGCCATCCCGGTTCAATAATGAtgcgaaaaataattaaaaattcatgtgGACATTCATTGAATAGCCAACAAATTCTTCAAAACATTACATATGCTGCATGTCTATTGGGGAAATTAATAATCCGCCCATCACCAACTAAGATAAATAACGAACCACTTACTTTTCTTGAACGAATTCAAGGGGATATATATCGGCCTATACATCCCCCATGTGGATCATTTAGGTACTTTATGGTTTTAATAGATGCATCGAGTAGATGGTCTCATATATCTTTGTTATCAACTCGCAACTTGGCGTTTGCGAGATTACTTGCTCAATTGATTCGATTACGAGCCCATTTCCCAGATTTTCCTATTAAGACCATCCGTCTTGATAATGCTGGTGAATTTACTTCTCAGTCTTTTAATAACTATTGCATGTCCATTGGAATAAGTGTTGAACATCCTGTGGCTAATGTTCACACACAAATGGTCTAGCAAAATCTTTAGTAAAACGACTTCAATTGATAGCAAGGCcattacttatgaaatcaaaaATCCCAATCACTGCTTGGGGGCATGCAATTTTACATGCAGCTGCATTAATTCGCATCAGGCCAACAAGTTATCATAAAGTCTCCCCCTTACAAATAGTTCATGGTCAGgaaccaaatatttcccatctaaGAACATTTGGATGTgccgtatatgttccaattgctccaccacataGAACTAAGATGGGACCTCAAAGAAGATTGGGTATATATGTTGGATTTAAATCCCTATCCATAATTAAATATCTAGAACCATCTACAGGGAATCTATTTACGGCTCGTTTTGCAGATTATCATTTTGACGAGTCAATTTttccaacattagggggagaaaTCAAACAGCTGGATAAGAAAATTAGTTAGAAAGAATAGTCATTAGCTCATCTTGATCCTCGAACTAAGCAATGTGATTTAGAAGTTCAAAAGATTACTCATTTACAAAGTTTAGCTAATGAATTGCCAGACGCATTTTCTGACCCAAAGAAAGTGACTAAATCACATATACCAGCTGTGAATGCTCCAATAAAACTTGATGTCCCAGAAGGACAAAATCTAGTTGCTACTGAGTCTAATACACGCCTTAAGCGTGGTAGACCAATTGGTTCCAAAGATAAGAATCCTCGAAAAAAAAGGAGCAAAGATTAATGATGGCGTAATCAAAGAAAAAATGATTATACCGggatctcctgaatagactataGACATGATTGGAAGAATAATTTCAGAAGAAAATCAGGTACCTGACAATGAAGAGATCTCTATTGATTATGTCATGTCTGGTATAAAATGGAACCGAAATTAAATCGACGTCGATGATATTTTTGCATGCAATGTAACACTAAATGTTATAAATAATAAAGAGGATTATGAACCAAAATCGATTGAGGAATGTAAACAAAGAGatgattggccaaaatggaaagaatcaattgaaaatgaattgaaatCTCTAGCGAAAAGAGAAGTGTTTGGACCTTTAGTCTGTATACCTACAGGTGTGAAACCAGTGGGATATAAATGGGTTTTTGTgcgtaaaagaaatgaaaagaatgaaattgTAAGGTATAAAGTACGTTTAGTTGCACAAGGATTCTCACAAAAACCTAGAATTGATTATGAGGAGACATGttctcctgtggtggatgcaacTACATTTAGATTTTTGATAAGCCTGGCTATAAGAGAAGGGCTTGATTTACGCCTAATGGATGTAGTAACAGCTTATTTGTATGGCCCATTGGATACTAACATTTATATGAAACGCCCTGAAGGATTTAAACTGCCTGAAGCAGTGAGTTCAGGTTCTAGAGAACATTATTCGATCAAATTGCACAAATCCATTTATGGTCTGCAACAGTCCGGACGCATGTGGTATAATCGCctaaatgagtatttgttgaAAGAAGGAtacaaaaatgatccaatttGCCCATGCATTTTCATTAAGAAGTTTGGATCTGGATATGTAATTATTACAgtatttgttgatgatttgaataTCATTGGAACTCTTGAAGAAATCTAAAAGACTATTGAGTGTTTgaagaaagaatttgaaatgaaagaccTTGGAAGAACAAAATTTTGTTTGAGGTTACAAATTGAGCACCTAAAAGAAGGAATCCTTGTGCATCAATCAACGTATATTGAAAAGGTGCTAAAGAGATTTTATATGGATAAGGCACATCCAATAACTACCCCGATGGTTGTAAGATCACTTGATCCAAGTAAAGACCCTTTCCGTCCTCGGGAAGATAGTGAAGATTTTCTTGGTCCTGAAGTGTCATACCTCAGTGCAATTGGAGCATTAATCTATCTTGCTAGCCATACCCGACCTGATATATCCTTTTCTGTAAATTTGCTAGCAAGATTTAGCTCATGCCCAACTCAGAGACATTGGACTGGAGTAAAACAGATATTTCGTTATCTCCAAGGCACAAAGAATATGGGTCTATTTTTCCCTAATAAATCAAAGACAGAGTTGATTGGTTTTGCAGATACAGGATTTATGTCAGATCCTCATAATGGAAAATCACAAACTGGATATGTTTTTACATATGGAGGTACTGCAATTTCTTGGCGCTCAATGAAGCAAACAATTGCAGCAACCTCGTCTAATCATACAGAAATCTTAGCAATCCATGAAGCAAGTCGTGAATGTGTATGGCTAAGATCTATGATCCAGCATATAAGGAATAATTGTGGTTTATCATCTAGAAAAGAAGCTACAACTGTCTTGTTTGAAGACAACACAGCATGCATTGATCAGCTTGATAGTGGATACATCAAAGATGacagaacaaaacacattgcacCAAAATTCTTCTTCACTCATAACCTCCAGAAGATTAAGGAGATAAAAGTTAAGCAGATCAGTTCAAGTGAGAATTTAGCAGATTTATTCACTAAGGCGCTTCCTACATCAATGTTTCAGAAGCTTGTTTACTACATTGGAATGCGTCACCTTCGAGATCTCAAGTGATGTAGCCATTAGGGGGAGTTAATACGcgctgtactctttttcccttaaccttGGTTTTATCCCACTGGGTTTTCcaggtaaggtttttaatgaggcagcatatcaAGCGTATAATTATGTACTCTCTTTTTTTCACTAAGTTTTTGTCCTACTAGGTTTTTCTTAGTAAAATTTTAACGAGGCATAATTAGATAATGAACATCCAAGAGGGagtgttatgaaatatttatgtggATGTCATTATCAACCCCATAAGTTATAAAACTCTTCCTATACCCCATAAGTTATGAGACTTTTCCTATACCCCATTAATATGGGAGATAAAAGGTCATGACCCTTTATATGCCCTATAATAATTAGAGAGTTACTTTTAACCCCTATATGTATGGGGCTCATGTActcatgaaatatataaaaaaaaaatatatactcTCTCTTCTACATTCTCTCTACACTCTTTTTTCTATcacattttagtttattctttctttattatttcacaAAATTAATGACTTAAAAACAAGAAGATCATCATCACCCAATCCATCGAATACACTACCAATAAGAACCTTTTACCTGTTATCCTAACGTGTGCTTCTGGATTGATTTGTCATACCAAAATGAAGGCCACAGGTGATACTTGCGGAAACTTCTATCTCATCCTTATAAATTAAGTACCAGAAGGTCTGCAACAAAGCAAGTAAATGATCCCAGCCCCTAGATGGAGGGGCTTGGATGAAGTACAACCGTGAAACAAACACAAGAAGACTCGGACCAAACACATCCAACATCATTGTTACCTGATAGCAGCTCAAGCTTATAACACGGAAAACCACAAACATTGCAATGACAGAATGAATATAGCTCCAAATAgcaaatatatagatatataaattaAAGCAGGACCCTAATATAATAAATAGGAGTAGTATATTCTTGAGAAAACACCAGCTACTATGGTTATCAATCGTCATTTATTGCAAGAAaccattttaaaactaaaattgagACAATAAAACTACAATGCTGGCCACAAATGAATAGCGGCAACACAAATGCTCAAACTCAGTTGACTCTGGAACACTGTGATGCTTAATATACCAACCAAGCCACCGTGATCATAACAAGAAAAAATTGTCGTTATGGTTATatcaaatcataaataaaaaacatGGAATATATTTCAACTTATGCAGTTTAGCACGGAAATTGAAGCCAGCCATAGATAACTAGATTCTAACAGAATTTGATTTACAACTATTAGAAATTATATCACGGATGAATCTGTCTCAAGGAGAAAAGAAATTGCAACAAACATATTAGATCTACTCTCCACACCTGCATCTAATTAGTTCACTATCACCGAAAATAGTTAATGAATCATAATCCTCTGGAAATTACAAATGGTTT
The Gossypium hirsutum isolate 1008001.06 chromosome A07, Gossypium_hirsutum_v2.1, whole genome shotgun sequence genome window above contains:
- the LOC107956303 gene encoding uncharacterized protein, which translates into the protein MSNLTKLEFVALDITGNNYLSWVLDAEIHLDAKGLGETIKEGNEESTQDKAKAMIFLRHHLHESLKTEYLTIKDPQILWANVKERYDHQKTKILPKARYEWLNLRLQDFKSVSDYNSAMFRITSQLNLYGEKITDAEMLEKTYSTFHANNVVLQTQYREKGFQKYSELISCL